Proteins from one Columba livia isolate bColLiv1 breed racing homer chromosome W unlocalized genomic scaffold, bColLiv1.pat.W.v2 SUPER_W_unloc_6, whole genome shotgun sequence genomic window:
- the LOC135577533 gene encoding cilia- and flagella-associated protein 52-like translates to MVWDVSKREAVCGSPASPRSAGNANVVMCSSCRDEVFVTAGNFTIRVWELDTATKTIHPSECYAGQLRGISVCVQMTDDDGDFHLGTTSGDVLKVNTSSKVLTACGPQKKKLSMGVTALLLPKTGGLIVGTGEGTVALCTGSDFQVKKRMRVEGAVTSLTCRGRDDQFFIGTNKGQMHRSAYATFKEELVAVCHTEAVNDIVFPE, encoded by the exons ATGGTGTGGGACGTCAGTAAGAGAGAGGCTGTGTGCGGGAGCCCGGCCTCGCCGCGCAGCGCCGGCAATGCCAACGTCgtcatgtgctccagctgcagggacgaggtgtttgtcactgctggaaa TTTCACCATTCGAGTGTGGGAACTCGATACAGCAACTAAAACAATCCATCCATCTGAATGCTACGCGGGGCAACTGAGAGGAatcagcgtgtgtgttcag ATGACAGACGATGATGGTGATTTTCATCTTGGCACGACGAGTGGAGATGTCCTGAAagtgaacacaagcagcaaggtgctgactgcctgtgggccccagaagaagaagttgagcatg ggagtcacagctttgcttttgccgAAGACAGGAGGTTTAATAGTCGGCACCGGAGAAGGGACTGTAGCTCTCTGTACAGGCTCAGACTTCCAAGTAAAGAA GAGAATGCGAGTTgaaggtgctgtcacttccctgACGTGTAGAGGTCGGGACGACCAGTTCTTTATAGGGACAAATAAAGGCCAGATGCACCGCAGTGCCTACGCTACATTTAAAGAGGAGCTGGTCGCCGTCTGTCACACCGAAGCCGTCAACGacattgtttttcctgagtGA